GCTGCATCTGGCCACCGACTGGAAACCCTACGCGGAATGGATGCTGGAAGCGCTCGAGCAGGTGCCGGCGTTTGAATTGATGGGCGATGCCTTCGTGCCGCGGCCGGCCTGGCGTCCGCAGACGCATTTCGAGCAGCGCGGCCAGAAGAAAGGCCACGAAATCGTCGATATTCTCTGCCGGCTCAGGAGCGCCGATTGAGCAGGCGTTCGGCGAGCCAGCTCAGGCCCTCCGTGTTTTCTCCGAACTGAGTCAGCGCCTCGGCCGCTTCGGCGGCCAGTTCGTCGATGCGCGCCCGGGCGGCGTCGACCCCGAACAGTATCGGCCAGCTCGCTTTCTGCCGAGACGAATCGCTGTCGCAGGATTTGCCGATGGAGTCGGTATCGCCCTCGATTTCGAGCAGATCGTCGCGGATCTGGAAGGCCAGGCCGACGGCATCGGCGAATCGCGCCAGGGCCTCACGCCGGGCTGGCGCCAGTTCGGGACGAAGCGCGGTGGGCATCATGACGGCGGCCCGGATCAGGGCGCCGGTCTTGCGCCGGAACATGTCTTCCACGGCGGCCTGGTCGGGCCGCTCGCCCTCGAACTTCAGGTCCAGCGCCTGGCCGCCGGCCATGCCGATCACGCCGCAGGCGCGGGCGAGTATCGCGGTCATGCTGTGGGGTGCCTCGGCACCGTCGCCTTCACTGAGCATCTCGAAGGCCAGCGCCTGCAGGGCATCGCCGGCGAGAATCGCCGTGGCCTCGTCGAAGGCGACGTGAACGGTGGGCCGGCCGCGACGCAGCGCATCGTTGTCCATGGCCGGCAGATCGTCATGGACCAGGGAGTAGCAGTGAATGAGTTCGACCGCGGCCGAAGGGGCATCGAGCGCCGCCGGCGCCAGGTCCAGCGCCTCGCCGGTCGCATAGACCAGCAGGGGGCGCAGCCGTTTGCCGCCGTCGAGCGCGGCATAGCGCATGGCCTCGGCGAGTTTCGAGCCGGTCGCCGGCAGCGACTGCAGGCGCTCGGCCAGCACCCGCTCGACGCGCGCGATCAACTCATCGGCGCGAGCGGCGAATGCGGGCTCGGTCATGGGCTGATGTTGATTTCCAGACAGTGCGGGAACCGATCAGTCAAACGGCCACAGCCGGCGCCACAAGCTCGGTTTTTCCTCTGTGCGATCGACATCGCCGTAGTTGTGCTCGAGCACCTGGCGCGTGTCGGCCGCCAGTTGCTCCAATTCGAGCTTGTCGTAGGCGCGTGCCATCAGGTCGAGCGCGTCGATATTGGCTGGCGCCTGTGGATAGTTTTCGATCACGTGTTCGGCCCGGTGGATGGCCGCAATGTAGGCACCGCGGCGAAAATAGTATTCACCGATGACGATGTCCTGCTCGGCCATGATGTTGCGCAGAAAGACCATGCGCTGGCGGGCATCGGCCACGTAGCGGCTTTCGGGAAAGCGCCGGATCAGTTCCTGGAACTCCATGAACGCCTGGCGGGCGCTGGTCTGGTCGCGGTCAACCACCTGCCCCGGGAACAGCTTGCGCAAGAAACCCATCGACTGGTCGTAGTTGACCAGGCCCTTGAGATACCAGGCGTAGTCGACATTCGGATGCGTGGGATAGGTCCGAATGAAACGATCCAGAGAGGTGAGGGCTTGCTCGGAATCTCCCGCCTTGTATTGTGCGTAGGCCATGTCCAGCTGCGCCTGCTCGGCATGGCGACCGAACGGATAGCGGGTGGTCAGCTGTTTGTAGCGGGCAATCGCCTGCCGCCAGGCCTTGGCCTGCAGGGAAGCATGGGCCTCCTCGTAGAGCTGTTCGGCCGGGATGGTGTCGTCGACTTCCTCGCGGTTGCATGCCGAAAGCATAAGAGCCAGTGCGGCGACGATCAGCACGGCCGGACGAAACAGGCGGCGAGTTGAAGCGGGATTCTGCATAATGATCTCGTGTTTGAATATGGCACGCTGCGGCGGGCCATTATGCCATTCCTGCGCCAATCCTGTCCGTCAGCGGCCGACTACATGAATACGCGAGTCAACAAGCAAGACCAGATCGACCCCGCCCGGGCCGGCCAGCGCCTGGATGCGGCGCTGGCTGAACTGTGGCCGGAGTTTTCCAGGAGCCGGATCGCAGGCTGGATACGCGATGGACGGGTGCAGGTCGACGGTGCGGTGGTCAAGCCGAAACTGCGCCTGGCCGGCGGCGAGCAGGTCTTGCTGGACGCCGAACTCGTCGCCCACGCCGAACTCGAACCCCAGGCGATCGCACTCGACGTGCTGATCGACGATCCGGCCTTCCTGGTGATCAACAAGCCGCCCGGGCTGGTCGTGCATCCCGGCTCGGGCAATCGCGACGGCACGCTGGTGAACGCGCTGTTGCACTTCGACCCCAACCTGGCGCCGCTGCCGCGCGCCGGGCTGGTCCACCGACTCGACAAGGACACCAGCGGCTGCCTGCTGATCGCGCGAACCACGGCCAGCCATCGCGCGCTGGTGGCGGCGCTGAAACACCGCGACATCAAGCGCCGCTACCGTGCCCTGGTCTGGGGCGAGATCATTGCCGGCGGCAAGGTCGACGAGCCGCTCGGTCGTCATCCCGTGGATCGGCGGCGCCAGGTGGTGCGCCACGATGGGCGACGTGCGGTCACCCACTACCGGGTGGCGCAACGGCTCAAGGGCGCAACCCTGCTCGACGTTGAGCTCGAGACCGGCCGTACTCACCAGATCCGCGTGCACATGGCGCATATCCGCTACCCCATCATCGGGGATCCCGCTTACGGAAGACGCGGCGCTCCGGCGGGGTTGAGCGAAGCCCAGCGCGCAGCCTGGCAGCGCTTTCCGCGCCAGGCTCTGCACGCCTGCGAACTGAGCTTTGCCCACCCGGAAACCGGCGAGCGGGTCTGCGCCAGAGCGCCACTGCCCGAGGACATGCAGCGACTGATCGACCTGCTGGCCGGCGATGAAAGTCATTGAACCCGACTGGTCGCTGGGCGAGCGGGTCGGTGCTTTCACCACCACGCGCGACGGCGGGGGCGATTCGGAAGTCGACTCCACCCATCCGGCCGGACTGGCCCAAAGGCTGCCGGCCGAGCCGTGCTGGCTCGAACAGGTACACGGTTCGCGCGTTATCCAACTGGACGACTGGCGGGCGGGCATCCAAGCCGATGCCGCCTGGACCGACCGCGACGGCGAGGTTGTGGTCATCAAGACCGCCGATTGCCTGCCCATCCTGTTGGCCGACCGAGATGCCAGCGTGGTCGCCGGGATTCACGGCGGCTGGCGTTCGCTCGCTGCCGGCATTATCGACAACACCCTGTCGGCCCTGCCGGTGCCCGGCACGGAACTGAGCGCCTGGATCGGCCCGGCGATCTGCGGACGCTGCTACCAGGTCGGCGGCGAAGTGCGCGCGGCTTTTGTCGATCACGACCCGGTGCTGGCCGCGGCGTTCCAGGCCGACGCCGATCGCTGGCGCGCCGATCTCAAGTGGATCGCCGCCCACCAGTTGCGCGCGGCCGGCGTATCGGTGTTCGACAGTGGCCGCTGCACCTTCGAGGAGTCCGATGCCTTCTATTCCTTCAGGCGGGATGGGGGGACCGGGCGGATGGCGTCGGTGATCTGGAAGTCTCGATAGCCCTTCGGCGCGGGCTGGCCGTTGGGCGACTTCGACGCAGCCGAGGAACGCAGGTTCGGACGGAAAGAGAGTTTCCGATGTTTGAGCGGAGGGCCGTCAGGCCCGGAGCGAGTTGAGGAAACTCCCGTCCGAACCGAGTACCGCAGGGCATCCCGACGCGAAGCGGCGGGACAAGTCGCGGGAGCGCAACGGCCTGCCCGCGCCGAAGGGCTGTTCCCGCTGCAACGAAGCCAGCTTCCGGGAGGGGCTTTCTTGCGGATATGGGGTACAATGCTCTCCCGGATTCACTGCAGCACGGATGTCCGGGCATGACCTCTCTTATTTTCGTTACCGGCGGTGTCGTTTCATCGCTGGGAAAAGGCATTTCAGCCGCCTCGCTGGGCTCCATTCTGGAAGCGCGCGGACTGCGCGTGACGCTGCTGAAACTCGATCCCTATATCAATGTCGATCCGGGCACGATGAGCCCGTTCCAGCACGGCGAGGTGTTCGTCACCGAGGATGGTGCCGAAACCGACCTCGACCTGGGCCATTACGAGCGCTTTGTGCGCACGCGCATGACCCAGCGCAACAACTTCACCACCGGCAAGATCTACGCCAACGTCATCGCCAAGGAACGCCGCGGCGATTACCTCGGTTCGACCGTCCAGGTCATCC
The Wenzhouxiangella sp. XN201 genome window above contains:
- a CDS encoding farnesyl diphosphate synthase; translated protein: MTEPAFAARADELIARVERVLAERLQSLPATGSKLAEAMRYAALDGGKRLRPLLVYATGEALDLAPAALDAPSAAVELIHCYSLVHDDLPAMDNDALRRGRPTVHVAFDEATAILAGDALQALAFEMLSEGDGAEAPHSMTAILARACGVIGMAGGQALDLKFEGERPDQAAVEDMFRRKTGALIRAAVMMPTALRPELAPARREALARFADAVGLAFQIRDDLLEIEGDTDSIGKSCDSDSSRQKASWPILFGVDAARARIDELAAEAAEALTQFGENTEGLSWLAERLLNRRS
- a CDS encoding outer membrane protein assembly factor BamD, translated to MQNPASTRRLFRPAVLIVAALALMLSACNREEVDDTIPAEQLYEEAHASLQAKAWRQAIARYKQLTTRYPFGRHAEQAQLDMAYAQYKAGDSEQALTSLDRFIRTYPTHPNVDYAWYLKGLVNYDQSMGFLRKLFPGQVVDRDQTSARQAFMEFQELIRRFPESRYVADARQRMVFLRNIMAEQDIVIGEYYFRRGAYIAAIHRAEHVIENYPQAPANIDALDLMARAYDKLELEQLAADTRQVLEHNYGDVDRTEEKPSLWRRLWPFD
- the pgeF gene encoding peptidoglycan editing factor PgeF, giving the protein MKVIEPDWSLGERVGAFTTTRDGGGDSEVDSTHPAGLAQRLPAEPCWLEQVHGSRVIQLDDWRAGIQADAAWTDRDGEVVVIKTADCLPILLADRDASVVAGIHGGWRSLAAGIIDNTLSALPVPGTELSAWIGPAICGRCYQVGGEVRAAFVDHDPVLAAAFQADADRWRADLKWIAAHQLRAAGVSVFDSGRCTFEESDAFYSFRRDGGTGRMASVIWKSR
- the rluD gene encoding 23S rRNA pseudouridine(1911/1915/1917) synthase RluD, whose translation is MNTRVNKQDQIDPARAGQRLDAALAELWPEFSRSRIAGWIRDGRVQVDGAVVKPKLRLAGGEQVLLDAELVAHAELEPQAIALDVLIDDPAFLVINKPPGLVVHPGSGNRDGTLVNALLHFDPNLAPLPRAGLVHRLDKDTSGCLLIARTTASHRALVAALKHRDIKRRYRALVWGEIIAGGKVDEPLGRHPVDRRRQVVRHDGRRAVTHYRVAQRLKGATLLDVELETGRTHQIRVHMAHIRYPIIGDPAYGRRGAPAGLSEAQRAAWQRFPRQALHACELSFAHPETGERVCARAPLPEDMQRLIDLLAGDESH